A portion of the Halodesulfovibrio sp. MK-HDV genome contains these proteins:
- the trkA gene encoding Trk system potassium transporter TrkA: MRLFHREPKVDQLKVVVVGAGEVGYHISHRLAQEHKQVVVIDQDESALRRISEVLDVQTILGSGSSPEVLKNAGAEDADIFLAVTDSDEVNIIACLFANIIAPNAKKLARIRNEEYGEYSKELSENLLNISAIINPEVEVIKSIDRLLSMPGAVDYNEFAGGKIKLIGVRMGHGPLLDQALVNFRSVVPDINVIIAAIVRDDALIIPGGSDTLQQDDIVYFVCKDTSIESVRKACGRSLDPIKNAFIIGGGNIGFRLASLFEQKGIHTKIVDSNPARCSVLAEKLDAPLVLCGDGTDQEFLQEENIAEMDVVISLTSDEETNILTSLLAKNLGVKKTVTRVNKLAYQPLIKAVGIDHSVSPRLSAVNSILQYVRQGKVLSSVSISGEGAEALEAIAENNSEIVGKPIKDLPFPKGTLVIGILRDTEVIIPSGDSVIHPDDRIIILTTPENVARVEQALLVTLQSV; encoded by the coding sequence ATGCGTTTATTCCATCGGGAACCTAAGGTTGACCAGCTTAAAGTTGTTGTCGTCGGAGCTGGTGAAGTTGGTTATCATATTTCACACAGACTTGCTCAAGAACATAAACAAGTTGTTGTGATCGATCAGGATGAAAGTGCACTCAGAAGAATCTCAGAGGTTCTGGATGTGCAAACCATTCTTGGTTCTGGTTCCAGTCCAGAAGTTCTTAAAAATGCTGGTGCTGAAGATGCTGATATTTTTTTAGCAGTAACAGACAGCGATGAAGTCAATATTATCGCATGCTTATTTGCGAATATTATTGCTCCTAATGCAAAGAAACTCGCACGTATTCGTAACGAAGAATACGGCGAATACAGTAAAGAACTTTCAGAAAATCTCCTCAATATTTCTGCTATCATCAACCCCGAGGTTGAAGTGATTAAGAGTATTGATCGGTTGTTATCTATGCCGGGTGCCGTGGACTATAACGAGTTCGCTGGTGGTAAGATTAAACTGATCGGTGTTCGAATGGGACATGGTCCTTTGCTGGATCAAGCGCTTGTAAATTTTAGAAGCGTAGTTCCAGATATCAACGTAATTATCGCTGCGATTGTACGCGATGATGCGCTCATTATTCCGGGTGGTAGTGATACTCTTCAACAAGACGATATTGTTTACTTCGTATGTAAAGATACAAGTATTGAATCTGTGCGCAAGGCGTGCGGACGAAGTCTTGATCCGATAAAAAATGCATTCATTATCGGCGGTGGTAATATTGGTTTCCGACTTGCTTCATTGTTTGAGCAAAAGGGAATCCATACCAAAATTGTGGATTCGAATCCCGCCCGTTGTAGTGTTCTGGCTGAAAAACTTGATGCCCCGCTCGTTCTTTGTGGCGACGGTACTGATCAGGAATTTTTGCAGGAAGAGAACATTGCCGAAATGGATGTAGTTATTTCTCTTACATCAGACGAAGAAACTAATATTCTCACTTCTCTGCTTGCCAAGAACCTTGGCGTAAAGAAAACCGTTACCCGTGTGAACAAGCTTGCGTACCAGCCACTTATTAAAGCTGTTGGTATTGATCACTCTGTTTCACCGCGTCTTTCTGCTGTTAACTCTATTTTGCAGTACGTACGACAGGGCAAAGTGCTTTCTTCCGTTTCAATTAGTGGTGAAGGTGCTGAAGCTCTTGAAGCCATTGCTGAAAATAATTCCGAAATTGTCGGCAAACCGATTAAAGACCTTCCGTTTCCTAAAGGGACGCTGGTTATCGGTATCTTGCGTGACACAGAAGTCATTATTCCAAGCGGCGACAGCGTCATTCATCCTGATGACCGCATTATTATTCTGACTACTCCGGAAAACGTTGCACGAGTCGAGCAGGCTCTACTTGTAACGTTACAGTCCGTGTAG
- a CDS encoding TrkH family potassium uptake protein, with the protein MRVKYCLYIIGALLGAVGLTMFFPIGWALYYQDEGLVPLLLSTVVTLWSGAALFLMFRPKQKLVMNHREGMAIVAIGWLAAGLAGALPFYFGAVFPTWTDCVFESISGFTTTGSSVMTDIESVAKSLLMWRSLTHWLGGMGIIVLSLAILPFLGVGGMQLYKAEVPGPVPDKLKPRIKDTAAALWKVYVYFSILLCVLLMFGGMNLFDAICHTFGTMATGGFSTKNTSAGYYNSAYIDWVITIFMLIAGANFSLHFRALAGDFKCFWKDSEFRFYIAIIVVFTAIITITVYGSNYDSFAASLQYAAFQVVSICTTTGFATADYELWAPLAQALLLFLMFLGGCAGSTGGGMKCMRIQLLLKQGYHELFRLVHPRAVKHIKLGGRTVQASVMSGVLGFFVIYLAVFVISGFLLSATGLDVLTSFAAVVACIGNIGPGLGSVGPAENFAHLPAFAKWVLTLCMLLGRLEIYTVFILFVPEFWKK; encoded by the coding sequence ATGCGAGTTAAGTACTGCCTTTACATTATCGGAGCATTGCTCGGGGCTGTTGGCCTCACCATGTTCTTTCCTATTGGTTGGGCGTTATATTATCAGGATGAAGGTTTGGTTCCGTTACTGCTTTCCACAGTGGTCACACTTTGGAGTGGGGCCGCACTATTTCTGATGTTTCGTCCAAAGCAAAAGCTCGTGATGAACCACAGGGAAGGGATGGCGATTGTAGCCATAGGCTGGCTTGCTGCTGGTCTTGCAGGCGCGTTGCCATTCTACTTCGGGGCAGTCTTCCCAACATGGACAGATTGCGTCTTTGAATCTATTTCCGGCTTCACAACTACTGGCTCCAGTGTAATGACGGATATTGAATCTGTCGCGAAAAGCTTGCTCATGTGGCGTAGCTTAACGCACTGGCTCGGTGGTATGGGTATTATTGTACTTTCCCTTGCCATCCTGCCATTTCTTGGCGTTGGTGGTATGCAGTTGTATAAAGCGGAAGTTCCGGGACCAGTTCCTGATAAGCTTAAACCGCGCATTAAAGATACAGCAGCAGCATTGTGGAAAGTATATGTGTATTTTTCCATATTGCTTTGTGTGTTGCTTATGTTCGGTGGTATGAACCTGTTTGATGCCATTTGTCATACCTTCGGTACAATGGCTACAGGCGGCTTCTCCACTAAGAATACATCTGCGGGATATTACAATAGTGCGTATATTGACTGGGTAATTACCATCTTTATGCTCATTGCGGGAGCTAACTTCTCTCTGCACTTTAGAGCGCTGGCAGGCGACTTTAAATGCTTTTGGAAGGACTCTGAGTTCAGATTCTACATCGCAATTATCGTTGTGTTTACAGCAATAATCACCATTACAGTTTACGGGTCAAATTACGACTCATTCGCTGCTTCTTTACAGTATGCGGCGTTTCAAGTTGTTTCAATTTGTACGACGACTGGGTTTGCTACAGCAGACTATGAACTGTGGGCACCACTCGCTCAGGCGTTACTGCTGTTCCTTATGTTTTTAGGCGGCTGTGCCGGTTCTACTGGTGGTGGCATGAAATGTATGCGTATCCAGCTGCTGCTCAAGCAGGGGTATCATGAGCTGTTCAGACTTGTTCACCCCCGTGCTGTTAAGCATATTAAACTTGGCGGACGAACTGTTCAGGCAAGTGTTATGTCCGGTGTGTTGGGCTTTTTTGTTATTTATTTGGCAGTGTTTGTTATTTCCGGATTTTTACTTTCTGCAACCGGACTGGATGTTCTTACATCTTTTGCCGCAGTTGTTGCTTGTATCGGCAACATTGGCCCTGGGCTTGGCTCCGTTGGTCCTGCAGAGAACTTTGCTCATCTACCAGCGTTTGCAAAATGGGTATTAACTCTTTGTATGCTGCTAGGGCGTTTGGAAATTTACACGGTATTTATTCTGTTTGTTCCTGAGTTCTGGAAGAAATAA